A window of Polaromonas hydrogenivorans contains these coding sequences:
- a CDS encoding F0F1 ATP synthase subunit delta — MLFDWFTVGAQALNFLILVWLMKRFLYKPILDAIDAREKRIASALADAALKQATAQKEQGEFQAKNAAFDRQHSEMLAKVKDEIATERQRLLEEARQAADALSVKRQDALASELQSLHQDIARRSRDEVFAVAHKVLADLAGTTLEARMAEVFVRRLRTLDEEARARLAQALHASSSPVRVRSAFELPPAQRAALQQALNETLAADTQVCFETTPALISGIELTANGWKLDWNIAEVLASLEQHVDGLLEKPSEPQPEPAAATAAETTA, encoded by the coding sequence ATGCTCTTTGACTGGTTCACCGTCGGCGCGCAAGCGCTCAACTTTCTCATCCTCGTGTGGCTGATGAAGCGCTTTCTCTACAAGCCCATCCTCGACGCCATCGACGCGCGCGAGAAGCGGATTGCTTCGGCGCTGGCGGACGCTGCCTTGAAGCAGGCAACTGCCCAGAAGGAGCAGGGCGAGTTCCAGGCAAAAAACGCGGCGTTTGATCGCCAGCACAGCGAGATGCTGGCCAAGGTCAAGGACGAGATCGCCACCGAACGCCAGCGCCTGCTCGAAGAAGCCCGGCAGGCGGCGGACGCCTTGAGCGTCAAGCGACAGGACGCGCTGGCCAGCGAGCTGCAGAGCCTGCACCAGGACATCGCCCGCCGAAGCCGCGATGAAGTGTTTGCCGTGGCGCACAAGGTGCTGGCCGATCTGGCCGGAACGACGCTGGAGGCACGCATGGCCGAGGTGTTCGTGCGCCGCTTGCGAACGCTTGACGAGGAGGCCAGGGCGCGGCTGGCCCAGGCCTTGCACGCCTCATCCAGTCCTGTGCGGGTGCGCAGCGCTTTCGAGTTGCCGCCGGCGCAGCGGGCAGCCCTGCAGCAGGCGCTCAATGAAACCCTCGCGGCTGATACCCAGGTCTGCTTCGAGACCACGCCAGCGCTGATCAGCGGCATCGAACTGACAGCCAACGGGTGGAAGCTTGACTGGAACATCGCGGAGGTTCTTGCGTCGCTTGAACAGCATGTTGACGGCCTGCTTGAAAAGCCGTCCGAACCCCAGCCCGAGCCCGCCGCCGCAACAGCAGCAGAGACAACCGCATGA
- a CDS encoding alternate F1F0 ATPase, F1 subunit alpha: MSAPADTLQSVLDRTFASLRHGLETYTAQLTPHEVGTITRVSTGIAMVSGLPGVGFEELVSFSGNVFGIAFNVDETEIGVVLLGDYGHLHAGDQVRRTGRVMDVAVGEGLLGRVIDPLGRPLDSLGPVVSSARLPIERPAAPIMDRAPVTVPLQTGLKVVDALIPIGRGQRELILGDRQTGKTAIAVDTILNQRGQDVLCVYCAIGQRAAAVARTIAVLREKGAMEYTVVVVTEGNDPPGLAYIAPYAATSIAEHFMEMGRDVLVVYDDLTQHARAYRELSLLLRRPPGREAFPGDIFYIHSRLLERATHLRPERGGGSLTALPIIETEAQNMSAYIPTNLISITDGQIYLSPSLFELGVLPAVDVSKSVSRVGGKAQRAAYRAVTGDLKLAYAQFEELETFARFGARLDENTQKIIEHGRRIRACLQQPESAPVSMAGQITVLLALTAAFFDSVPLAQMTAAEQAVLQAAATLPAELKARFDTAKKLSEEDRATLIQLARDALKPFVPPPAESRRTSAR; encoded by the coding sequence ATGAGCGCGCCAGCCGATACCTTGCAAAGTGTCCTGGACCGCACCTTTGCCAGCCTTCGCCATGGGCTTGAAACCTACACGGCGCAACTGACGCCGCACGAGGTCGGCACCATCACCCGCGTTTCCACCGGCATCGCCATGGTTTCCGGCCTGCCGGGCGTGGGCTTTGAGGAACTGGTGAGCTTTTCCGGCAATGTCTTTGGCATCGCCTTCAATGTGGACGAGACCGAAATCGGCGTCGTGCTGCTGGGCGACTACGGGCATCTGCATGCGGGCGATCAGGTCCGGCGCACCGGCCGCGTGATGGACGTGGCCGTGGGGGAGGGCTTGCTGGGCCGGGTGATCGACCCGCTGGGCCGCCCGCTTGACAGCCTGGGGCCGGTGGTTTCCAGCGCGCGCCTGCCCATCGAAAGGCCTGCCGCACCCATCATGGACCGCGCCCCCGTCACCGTGCCGCTGCAGACCGGCCTGAAGGTCGTTGATGCCTTGATTCCGATTGGGCGCGGCCAGCGCGAACTGATTCTGGGCGACCGGCAGACCGGCAAGACCGCGATTGCGGTGGACACCATCCTCAACCAGCGCGGGCAGGATGTGCTGTGCGTGTATTGCGCGATTGGCCAGCGCGCCGCCGCCGTGGCCAGGACGATTGCCGTTTTGCGCGAGAAGGGCGCCATGGAATACACCGTCGTGGTGGTCACCGAGGGCAACGACCCGCCCGGACTGGCCTACATCGCGCCTTATGCGGCCACCAGCATTGCCGAGCATTTCATGGAAATGGGCCGCGACGTCCTGGTGGTCTATGACGACCTGACGCAGCACGCCCGCGCCTACCGCGAACTGTCCCTGCTGCTGCGCCGCCCGCCCGGACGCGAGGCCTTTCCCGGCGATATTTTCTACATCCACTCGCGCCTGCTGGAGCGCGCCACCCATCTGCGCCCGGAGCGCGGCGGCGGCTCGCTCACCGCCCTGCCGATCATCGAAACCGAAGCGCAGAACATGTCGGCCTACATCCCGACCAACCTGATCTCCATCACCGACGGGCAGATTTACCTGTCACCATCGCTGTTTGAACTGGGCGTGCTGCCCGCCGTCGATGTCAGCAAATCCGTCTCGCGCGTGGGCGGCAAGGCGCAGCGCGCCGCCTACCGGGCGGTGACTGGCGACCTCAAGCTGGCTTACGCGCAGTTCGAGGAGCTGGAAACCTTTGCCCGGTTTGGCGCCCGGCTGGATGAAAACACCCAAAAAATCATCGAGCATGGACGGCGCATCCGGGCGTGCCTCCAGCAGCCGGAATCGGCCCCGGTGTCGATGGCCGGACAAATCACGGTGCTGCTCGCGCTGACCGCCGCATTTTTTGACAGCGTGCCGCTTGCGCAGATGACGGCGGCCGAGCAAGCCGTGCTTCAGGCGGCGGCCACCCTGCCGGCCGAGCTGAAGGCGCGCTTTGACACGGCCAAAAAACTGAGCGAAGAAGACCGGGCCACGCTGATTCAGCTGGCCCGCGATGCGCTCAAACCCTTTGTGCCGCCACCCGCCGAGAGCCGGCGAACGAGCGCCCGATGA